The sequence below is a genomic window from Sorangiineae bacterium MSr12523.
GAGCGATTTCGACGTATCCATCAGCATGCGCGGATCGATGGCCGGAGGATCGCCGCCCGCCATGCCGAAAAAGACGACGTGGCCCCCGGTGCGGACGGCCTCGAAGCTCGAAAGTAGGGTCGACCCCACCGAATCGTAAATGACGTCCACGCCTCCACCCGCAAATCGTTTTGCGGCCTCGGGCCAATTCTCGTCATAAAGAACGACCTGGTCGGCGCCCGCTTCGAGTGCCGCGGCACGCTTCGATTCGGACGACGTCAGCCCGAGAACGCGTGCACCTTGCAACTTTGCAATCTGGATCAGCAGCAGGCCCACCCCACCGGCCGCCGCATGCACGGCCACCGTTTCGCCGGGGAGAATGCGATGGCTGTCCGCCGCCAGGTATTGCGCCGAAAGCCCCTGCAGCAACAACGCCGCAGCTGTTTCGGCATCGACCGCGGGCGGCAGCGGAATCAATTTTTCGAGCGGCACCAATACGCGTTCCGCATTGGCATACGGACTATCCGCGAATCCAACGGCGTCCCCAACCTCGAAGTCCGAATCGGAATCCCCCAGCGATTCGATGACGCCCGCCCCTTCGTATCCATTGATGTACGGCGGCGCCCCCGTGAGGTGGTAATTGCCTTTGCGCCGATACACATCGGCGAAATTGAGGCCGATGGCCGATAGCCGCACGACGGCGTGTCCGGGCTTGCCCACGGGATCCGCCACCTCACGCAGGTACAACACCTCGGGGCCGCCAAATCGGTCGAAACAAAGCGCCTTCATGCCTGCACGATGCGCACAGCGCCCGCGCCATGGCAAGCCCTCAGCGCGCCTTCACCCGGGCGCCATGGGCGTCCCACCAGGCGCGTGCATCGCTCTCCGTCCACGCCGCGAGATCGATGGCGGCCAGGGCCTCGGCCAGCGCGCGCGCACTTTGCGGACGGCCTTCGGGCTCTTTGGCCAAGCACTGTACGATCAGCGCATCCAGCTCCGCAGGAATGGATGCTCCGAGGCGTTGCGAAAGCGGCATCACCGGGCTGTGCAGGTGGTGGCTGCATACTTCCACGATGGTGCTCGCCTCGAACACGGGGTGGCCCGTGAGCATGAAATACGCGACGGCACCGAGCGCATAAATGTCCGAGCGCGCGTCCGCGGCATTGGCCTTTTTGATGACCTCGGGTGCAAGGTACATCGGGGTGCCCATGATTTTTCCGTCGAAGGTGAGACCGTGATCCTCACCGTTCGCGAGATCCCGCGCCAGGCCGAAATCGAGCACGGTGGCCACGTCGGGCGTGCCACCGCGCTCACTCAATATGACGTTTGCCGGCTTGATGTCGCGGTGAATGAGGCCGCGCCCGTGGGCTTCGGCGAGCGCCCCCGCCACCATGCGCAAAACATGGACGACCCGCGCGGGCGGCTGCGCGCCGGTGGTGTCGACCAGCGCTTGCACAGTCGCACCATCGAGCAATTCCATGGCGTAATAAAAGACGCCATCCGGGGTGCGGCCATAATCGTAAACGGTAATCGTATTGGGGTGGGTCAACTCCGCCGTCAATTGCACTTCGCGCTCGAAGCGTTGAATGGCCTCGTCGCCCACGCGGTCGTGCGGCAAAAGTTTGATGGCCGTGGGGCGGCGCAACATCGCGTGGTGCGCGCGGTAGACGATGCCCATACCGCCCTCGCCGATCTTCTCGTCGAGTGTGTACTGGCCGAGCTGCCGCGCCTCGCGGATCTCCTGATGCAGGCCGTAAATGGTGGCCGAAAGCACGGCGCACACCGCCACGACGAGCAGCCAGAGTGACATCGTGGAGACGCCCACGCTGACCTGGCGGGGGCCGTCGGGCCCGAGCGGGGCGAAGTACGCGAAGACGAGCACGATGCCCGCGCCCATCGCCAGGCCGAGCAAGAGGGTATGCCGTGTGCGACTCGGCACGAGCGCCGAGCGCAGCGTGAACATCACCGCCGAAGCGTAGACCCCGATGGTGGCGAATCCGTCGTACGCCACGCCAACGAGCAAGGCCCCGAATCGAGCAGGGACGCCCTCGGTCGCTGGCGTCGTCTCGTGCGCGAGCAACCGGCACATGTACGATATGGTCACGGCCCCCGCGACGAGCCCCACGGCCTCCACGAGGCGCGCGAACGACGCATTCCGCGGAGTACGGCATAGCAGCCACATGGCGCCGGGAATGACGCAGACGATCCCCTGAATCGCAAACGACGGCTCGACGAGCTCCTTTGGCGAACCGAGGATCAACGTCGTCGTCAGGTGCACGAGCACACCGAACAAGGACACGCCCGTCCACGCCGCGCCGAACAAGGCCACCCGCGCCGAGAGCGATTGCCCGATGAGAGAATCGTTCACGACGACTCCTCCTCGTGCATCCGCTGGATGCGCTCGCGCAAGAGCAATGCGACGTCGTTCGGCAGTGCATTTTCCAGGTATTCGAGCGCCGTTCCGCGCAACCGCCGATCGGGCCCGTTGAAGGCGGCGAGGCAGCCTTTGATGATGCCGCGATCCAGTGCGAGCCCGAGCAAGGTGAAGACATACTCGAGCCCTCGGTGCATGCCCTCGCGGACGCGTGCGTCCGAGTGCAGATGGCGGCGGGCGCGCCACGTCGCATCGTCGACCGACAACGCCGCACGCGCGAGTTCGAGAACGCGATCGTGCGATGGCGTCAGTGCGGGGTTCGTTGCGCAGATGGCCGCGAGGGCACGGGCATTGGCATAACAGGCATCGAAGTCGTCGCCCTTGTCCAAACCGGCAAGGAGCGCCTCGGCATCGCGTTTGTCGCGTGCGCCGTCCCGGCTCGGTGCGGGCTCCTCGTCACCGCGGCGCAGAACCTCGATTTGTGCGAGCAAGCGCGCCCGGTCGAGTGCCATGGTGGACATGATGGTGTGACGGGTGGTGGTGTCGCGCGCATCCTTCTCCGTCATTTTGACGATGCCGAGCTGCAGGCTGGTGGCCAGCTCGGCAACGTACATGCGGTGCAGGCTGATGCCGTACGTCACCCCGAGAACACCGAGAGCCGAGGCACCGAACAAGAGCACCGTGCTAATTTGCAGCGTCGCCGCGACGACGACAACCACCGCGACACTGCCCAGCATCGTTCCCAGCCGAGGCACGGCCACGTCGACGACGACCTTGAGGGCGCGCTTGCGGTGCGCCGGCACCGGCGTGAAGAGGATCTCGTATGCCGAACGGAACAGCGAGCTCGCCAGCGCGGCTTCGAGCCCCGCCGCCACGGCAATGAGCGAAAGCGTGGAGGCCCCCGCCGCAACGAGCGACGCGAGGACGACGCTGGCCGGAAGGATCGCCAACGTGGCCCCCAGCCCGAGCCGCTCGAGGAAGACGCCGCTCAGCGCGACCTGCACCACGAAGGTGAGAACGCCGACCGCAGTGTGAAACAGCGCGAAAAACGCGACGAGCGCGCGCGCTTCGTGCAACGTGGTCTCGGCCGCCGTCTTCAGTGCGCAATCGAGGAACAGCTCGAACAGCGCAACGACCACCACCATGGCGAGCACGCGCCGCAGGTACGGGCGCTCGACCAGAGGCTGGAGCCCGCTGCGAAAAGAGCCGGGCGGGCTCGTCTCCGCCGGTCGCGGCAACGAGCGCCCCAGCACCGCCACGCCCCAAACGCACAGCGCGCTCACCGCGGCGAGCATGAGCAGGATCGCCCGCGGTTCGAATACCTCGGCGATCCGTTTCGAGGCGAAGCCACCGATCAACCCGCCCAGGGTGGCTCCCGTCGTGATGCGAATGATGTTGCGGCGGGCGACGTGCGGATCGAACCGCTCGTTCACGATCGACCAGAAGCCGCTGATCAAGAGCCCGCCTGCGACCGACGTGTGCACGTAAATCGCCGCCGCGCTCACGCCCGAAAACGAGGGCGCGAGAGCCCACTCGACCACGAACGCGAGCGCATTGAGCGCGAACAGGAGCGGCACGAACCGCCCCGGCCCCTTTCGCGCCATGAGACGCGACGTCATCGACACCGCCAAGAGCGACAGAACCGCCGAGGCCCCGATCACCGTGGGCAGCGAGGTGGCCGGAAAGCGCGCGAGGAACATCGAATCGCGCGCCACCTTGCCCGCCACCTGCTGGGCAATCACGGCTACGGCTACGGCGATGTCGAGCTTCGGCGATCGTTCGGTCACGCGCAGGCCATCCTCGCACGAAGCGAGATGGCTCTACCAGCGACGCGTTAGAGCGCGCCGCGCTGGATGAAGAACCAGTCGGAGACGCCGCAGGGGCGTGCCATCACACCGCCGCCGTCGTTCGTCGTATATCGGATCTTGAAACACGATCCCGCGGGCGCGATGCCGCGGTAATTGTGATTACCCCAGGCATTGCCCCACGACCAATTGTCCCACATATACGTGTCACGCGGAAGGATGTATTCCATTCCATCGGACGCGCTTCCCCAGATTTCGCCGTTGGTGAATTCATAATCGTAGAGGTTCTTCGGGCTCGTGCGGCAGTTGTGCACGCCGTCTCCCTGGCTCGACGAAAGAGCGGAGCGCTGGACCCATACGCAGCGATTCACGTAGCCATAGGCGTAACCGTAGGACCAGCCGTTGCTATCCGTGTATTGCACATCGAACGTCTGCCCGTTGTAGAGCCGGCCCATGGCATACGAGCCCGCGGCGGAGCGCACGTAAACATCTTGTGCCGTTACCGTGTGCCGCGTCTCCGCGTGCGCGGGATTCGCCCATACGGTGGTCGCGAGGGCCGCAATGGCCAAAGTTGCAAGCGTTGCTCGGGTCATGAATGAAAACCTCCTCGAACGGTCCTGCTAAGCAGAGTCCGTTCCCGAGGGCGCGGCCCCGAAATGCCGTCGAATTCCGCAAACCAAGGTGCGATCCCGCAGATCGACTGATGCGATCTCCGAGATCGCCCGAATGAAGCCGTGCTCTCGGCAAGGGACGCGCCAGCTCGAAACGTGTTGCGGCTTTCTCGTCGTTCCGGCCATGCGCGGCATGTGGACCGCACACCGTGGGCGGAAGTGACAATTCCGTTGTGGAAGCAATCCTTCGATAAGACCGCATCGTGGTAGGCTGTCTCGGGCGGTACCGGATTCGAGAGGCCGTTGGCCGAGGCGATGGGCGTCGTACCTCGCCCCGTCGTGGGCATCGAGTGATGCGTCAGGCGTTGACCGGCCAGGGCGTATCGCGCGGACCGGCCATCCAATTGTCGTGGCGGCCGTCGAAGTACACGACCTTCAATGCATTGGGGTCGATGCCGTCGAGGCAATTGACGTTGACTCCCACGTACGCGCCGCCCAGAACCTCGAGATTTCCAGTTCCGAATGCGTGGACCCCGCAATGCTTGCAGAAGCGGAAATTCCCGGTTTTGCCGCCCCAGGAATAATCGCCCAGGCTGCCCTCACCCGAGAGGAGCCGAAACGCATTCGGCTTCACGATGGCCGTGGTGCCGCTTCGCTTGGTGCACCAGCTACAATTGCAACGGCTGACGCCCTGGGCCAAATCGATGTCGACTTCGAAGCGAACGGCTCCGCAATGACAGCCGCCGGCATGCTTGGTGGGTTGGCTCTGCGCTTCGCTCATGATGGCTTCCTTTCTCGTATCTCGTAAGTGGTGGACGAGAAGAAGGTAGCCGCCGCCACTGTCAGCCTTGTGTCAGTTTTGACGGGGCCGCCCTTTCGCTCCACATTGGAACGAGTACCGTCAGCGCGCCGCCCATGCAACTGCGCCAATGCGTGCGCTCGGCTGCGCCGGTGAGGTGGACGGCCAGTAAATGGCTTTCAGAACGGTGGTTGGAAGAGGCGCGCCACGGCCCCAGACCGTGGGGCTTGCCGTGTTCTGCGCGAAGTTCTTCCGTGCACGATCCACGAAAAAGGGATGAACCGCGCCATCGGTGCGCTCGAGCGAGTTGTCCTCGTACACTTGGAACTCGTCGCGTGCGACGACGCGGGCGGCACCGTACGCACTTTTGCCGCCGTCTACGACGGTGAGCACGGACCGCGCGCCGCCCGATCCGGACAAAATGTTGTTCACCAGCCTCACGTTCTCGGCGTTGCACGTGTTGGCAAGCGCGCCGTTCGAGCGCGGTTCACAATGGTCCGGGTTGTTCGGTTGGAGCGGTGTGCCGGTGGCCGTACTGCAGATTTTGCCGCCCGGCAATGTGTCGCCTTCGACGCAACGAGAATCGTCCACGATGCTCACATCGGCCGCGTTGTTATCGACGGCCGTGTTGTTCCAGATATCGATGCTGCGCGAACCGGAGAGGGCAATACCCGATTCCCCATTGTCGTGAGCGACGTTCGAAGCGATGACCGCATCGTGGGATACTTCGTACAAGATGCCGTTTTTCTCGTTGTACCGGAGCACGTTGCGGGCAATGACGTAGGGCTGGTTCGCATCGTTGGTTCCGCAGCCTTGGTCGCACCAGAAGCCCGACGAGGCGTTGCGTTCGAACACGTTGTTGAAGATGACCCCGCGCAGGCCGTGCGTCACGTTCATTCCCGCGCGACCCGAGTTGTCCCAGCGGCGCACGTTGTTGTACGAAATCGAGTTATCGTAAACGGTAAGATCGTCGGAGTCGCTGCCATACACACCGGTCCATCCGTTGTTGACGATGGTGTTCCCAGAGATGCGTACGTGGTGCGCCCGTGCCACCATGACGCCGCCCGCCGCATTGTTGGCAACGGTGGAGTTTTCCAGCACGCCCCCCGACTCGGACTCGGCGTCTTTGTAAAAGACAATGGGCGAGTTGTAATACGAATGGCCGCCGACCACCTTTTTCCAATGGACCACGCAGGTGGCGTACCCCTCGATGTCGAGCCCGGCGATTTTGACGTTGGAGGCCTTGCTCATGATGGCAAACAGCTTGCTCGCGAGCTCGATTTGGCTCGGAGGGTCGGCCAAGGTCACCACGTTGTACGCTGGATCGTAGGTGTATTGGCCGCTCGCCGGCACGACGGCTTGGCTCACGCGCTGGAGCGGAATGCCATCTCGAAAGAGGGCAAACGGCGATTCCGAACCATAATGCCGGCCGGTACCGCCCAAAAGAGAATCGTCCGCGCAACTCTGCTCGAGCGGTGCCGTGTCGACCGATGTCACGGTGAGGGTGTACGGGCCGGAGCCGGAAAAACCAGCCAAAGCCGTGCTCCCGAGGAGGTAGACGACTTCGCTTTTGTAGCGCTGAATGGTGATGTCGTTGCGGGTGACGGTGAGCTGCCCTTCGCGGTACGTGCCGCCGCGCATGACGATGGTCCATGTGGGACCCGCCGGCTTGCCGTTGGCGACTTGAAGCGCCTTTCCCAGCGTCTGGTACGGCGATGCGGCCGCGCCCGTGCCCGAAGCGTCATTTCCGTTCGTTGCGACGTAAAGGACGTGGGCCGCGGGAGGCTCGTAATACGCCGTGGGCGGTGCGGGCCTCGCATAGACGGGCGCGAAAGCAATCTCCTGGGGACTCGAGGGTATGCGCTCGTTCGTCGTGCTCGCCTCGTCGCATGCGGAGCATCCGAGAATGCTCCCCATGAAAACGGCGATTCGAATCATGCACCGGGTGCAGTGCAATCTGCAGACCTCGTGCGTCGCGGGGGCGCTACGGGTGCGCGGGGCGGTGGCGTGTCAACCATCCGTTGACACGATCCACTGAACGACCGACAAGATTGAAGCGATGGCATCTCGATCGCTCACGGAAATGAGCAAATTCCTGAGTTACGTGTTGCGCCACGCGCCGGGGTCGATCGGGGTCGTGCTCGATAGCAACGGGTGGGCCGAGATCGATCAGCTCCTCGAGCGATGCCGGGCGCACGGAAAGCCCATCTCGCGCGAAACGCTGGAGACCATCGTGGCCACGAGCGCGAAGCAACGCTACGCCATCAGCGAGGACGGCCGGCGCGTGCGCGCGAACCAGGGGCACTCGATCGAGGTCGATCTCGGCTATATGCCGGTGGATCCACCGGAAGTGCTCTTTCACGGTACCGTGACCAGCAGCGTGGACGCGATTCGCGCGGGCGGCCTGCAAAAGATGAACCGGCACCACGTGCACCTTTCGGCGGACATCGAGACCGCGCGCCATGTCGGCATGCGCCGCGGGAAGCCGGTGGTGCTCCGCATCGCCGCGGGGCGGATGCATCGGGATGGCCATGTCTTTTTTCGCTCGGACAACGGCGTGTGGCTCACGGAATCCGTTCCGCAGGATTACATCGAGTGGTAACTCGACGCGGCGATCTTCGAGCAAGAACCTGACGAGCGTCATGCACGCGTTGCCGCCCGAAGGATCGGGCGAAGCGCGTCGTTGATCAACGGGAGCTCCTCCACGTCACGCGCGGCAATCCAGCGCCTCTCACGCGTGCGGTGCGAGAGGGCCGTGAATCGAAGGGGCGCCGCCGCGCGCAATGCGAAATAGCGAACGCGCTTGACGTGTTGCCGTGACCCGTCGCCAACGACATAGTCGACATGGGCCAGCTCTCCGTCGACCCGAAGTGCGGACTCGATGCCCGCCTCCTCCCGCGTCTCGCGAACGGCAGCATCGGAGGGCAGCTCGTCCCACTCGATGCCGCCCTTGGGAAGTTCGTATTGGTCGGCGCGCACGCGAATCACGAGGGCCTCGCCTTCATGAACGAGGGCGCCGCCGGCGCTGATCTCGCTGGGTTGATCAGGCAGGTCCAAGACCAAATCGGGAATCCATCCGCGGGTGCGCACCTGCTCGAGAAACCACGAGGTGGGGGCGTTCTTGCGCCAACCCGCCGGGGCATCGACTCGGTCGGAGACCATGAAGATGGAGAGCAGCCGCAGGTCGACCTCGGATGCGAGGCGGCGCCATGCCTTTTCGGAGGGCGGTTGCCCCTTCGTGCTGGAGCGGTACCAGGGGAGGCTGGTGTCGTGCCATCGGACGAGGGCGAGAAACTCGGGATCCGAGACGCCGCAGCCGCGCAAGACCTCCAGCGAGCGCTCGGGCCGCGCGGTGCCGGTAACTTTGCCGATGTCGTGGGCGCGCCCCAAGTCCTCGAGCAAGCAGATTTCGCGCTCGGTGCAGCCATTGGCCTTCGCCAGGGCCTTGGCCCGGGCCGCCACCGCCTCCGAGTGCACCAGAGCATTGGCGGCAGTGTGCCGGCGCGGATTGAGCTGCACGCGCGCCAGCCGTTGATAGGTTTCTACGAAGTGTACATTGTTCGATATGCGTTCCATGCACGAGAACCTACGCAGCGCAGGGCTCTACTGGAACTAGTATGTTCTTATGAACTATAGTGTGACATTATAGTTCGAGATGGATTACGAATGGCTCTTCTCGTTCGTGGTGTTCGCCGAGCACTTGAACTTCACGCATGCCGCAAAACAGCTGCACATTTCGCAGCCTGCGCTGCATGTTCAGATCAAGAAGCTGACCGAGGCGGTGGGGCGTCCTCTTTATCGCCGTAACGGAAAGGCATTGGTCCTCACACCGGAGGGGAAACGGCTTGCGGCGCACGGGCGTGAAGTCCAGGAACGCGGTCGTTCGGTTTTGGAGGAGCTGCGCGGACAGTCTTCGTCGGGGCCGGTGGTTCTGGCCGCAGGACAGGGAGCATTTCTCTATTTGCTCGGGCCGGCCATTCGTCGTTTTCCAAAAGAGGCGTGGCCGCTTCGTCTGCTGTCGATGAATACGCCGCAAGCCCTCGAGGCCGTGCGCGAGGCGAAGGCGCACCTTGGCGTGGTCGTGCTGGAGCATCCCCCGTCGGATCTCGCATGCACGCGCCTTTGCTCCGTGGGTCAGATGGTGGTGCTCCCCGCGTCCCACCGGCTCGCCAAGCGCCGCATGCTGCGCCCAAGCGATCTCGCGGGGGAGCGGCTGGTGGTGGCGCCCGAGGGAAGCCCGCACCGCACGATGCTGGAGCACCTTTTGCGCGAGCACGGTCTCGAGCCGCAGGTCGCCGTGGAGGCCACCGGGTGGGAGCCCATGCTGCAGTTCGCGCGCTACGGGATAGGGCTCACCGTGGTGAACGACTTCTGCCCCGTGCCCAAAGGCCTGCTCGGCATCCGCCTCGAGGGTGCGCCCGCAGCCATCTACTGGCTGCTCCACCGCCCGGACTTTGGCCACCGCGGTGTGGAGGCGATGCGCAAGCTCGTCGTCGAGACCATTCCGCGCTAGTCGCAGGTCCGCAGGCGACGCAAGAGTACGAGGCTCAATGCGGAGAGGCCCAGTGCGAGCGGCGGCGGTGTCTGCGATGAATCGTCGCCGGGGACGGAGCATCCACCTCCCCCGGAGGATCCTCCGGATACGCATGCACTCGTGTAGCCGTGTCGGGGCGTCGGATCGCAGGCGTCGGCCAAAAGCGGGCCGGCCGCCGTCACGCGATTCTGGTCCGGCTTGTACACGCCGCAGATGCCCGATGTGTCGTCCGACGACAAATCGCGCATGGTCATGGCCCGATACGCGGCAAACATGGTGGCATCTTCCGCGGAGGAATGCGCAAATCCGAGAACGTGCCCGGCCTCGTGCGTGGCAATGCTCGGTAGGTCCACCGCGCCCGACGGTAGGGAGTCGGCAATGGACAATGGGCGCCGTTGGTAGGCGTTGATTTCCATGTCGGCGTCGAACATTTCGCCCGTGCTGGGATCGTAACGCACGGTGGTGAGACCGAGCGTATTCGTTGCATCCATGTGGTCCCACGAGCCGTCGCGAAACACGATGACGTTTTGATTCGGCCCATCGGAATTGTATCCAACGGTCCCACACTCGACCGGGCCCAAGTAACTGACCTGAATGCTCACGCGCGAGGCGGCATCGGTCGAGCAGGTGGTTTTCGTCCAGGTCTCGAACGCGCGCGCGAAGACGCGTTCCGCGTCGCTCAGGGACACTTGGCGACTCGCGTCCTTCTGCAGGCTGTACCCGATGCAGGCATTCTTCCAGTAGAGCGGCTTGCCATGCGGGCAACACGCACGCTGCTCCCGCTCATTCCATCCGGCACACCGATTCGTGCCGGGCGGATCGTTGGCCTCACGGCCCGTCATCGTCCGACAAAATCCGTGCGCATGCGAAATGCGCCCCAACATGGCGCCTGCCAGCGCCACGATCACAAGCATCGTCCTAAGTTCCATGAAGTCGACGGCACCGCCGTCACCCGATGGAGTGGCCGCCACGTCGCGCTTTTGTGACCGGCAACGATTTTTCGCATAGCCGCGCCCGCATCGCCTAGCGATGCGTCGAGGGGGTTGCCATGGATTCGCGATTCGCGAATTGCGAATCCCCCGTAACCTCCCTCCCCCATCGCGCAGCTAAGCCCCTGCGCCCAGCAGCCCCCGTGCGAGGTGGTCGACGCGTTTGAGGAGCGCCGGTATGCGATGGTCACCGGCCATGCGCCGAACGCCGTCAGCGGCCTCGTCGAGCGGGATGCCGACGGCGCTCACGAGCAAGGGCTTCGCGCTCTCACCGCGCAGCACCTGGGCTGCCCCCGTTTCGCCTCGAAATGCCGTCTTGGCCACGCCCACCACCGCCACACGCCCGCCCAACGCTTCATGCAAGTGTGCCCCCAGACCGGGACGCCCGGCGGTATCGAGCCACACGTATCCGTCGACGATCACGAGAGTCGGAAGCGCACCCGCTGCCTCGAGCACACGCAGGAGCGGCGGTAACTCCCGCTTGAAAAACTCGCCCGGCACGTATGGCGCCACCTCCGCAACCTCCACGACATGCTCGGCAGCGGACGCCACACTCGTCCATTCCTGAAATTGCACGCACGCGGCACGGGCAATTCCGTTTTCGTACTGAACATCCACCGCACAAAACATGATTCCATCATCTGGCAAGAGCACGCTTTTCCCATAGCGCGAAAACACCATCGGCCAGCTCTTTCACGGCTTCGATTCCCTTCGGACCGCGCTCGACCCGTCCCAGCCACGTTGCGGGGAGCCCCTCTTCACCCACTTGCGCACCGCAGAGGGCGCCCGCCATCGCGGCGATGGTGTCGGTATCGCCACCTGCCAAGATGGCATTTTTCACGACGTCGTCGAAATGGGGGGCCCATCGCAAAAAGCAAAAGAATGCGAGTGGAACGGAGTCTTCGGCGACAATGCCATTCCCGAGGGCCGATGCCGCTGTTCGGCCGTCGGCTTGCTCGCGTGCGAGCTGCCATGCGTTCTCGATTTTCGTGGCGAGAATCGTCCCTGCCACCGCGCGCGCTTGCGTGACCCGCGCCAGGAGGCTCGACACCGGCTCGCGGGCGAGCACCGCCCCGAGTGCAATGGCCATAGCCACAGCGCCGCCGCGCCCGAGCGGATGCGCATGCGTGATCCCCGCCGCTTCTTCGGCAAACGCCGCAAGGCTCTCCATGTCATCGTGGTAGGCGCATGCAATGGGCACCCCGCGCACTGCCGCACCGTTTCCCTTCGAACCTTCGGCCCATGACGAGAAGCCCACACCGCGGCCACTTCGAAATGCCTCCAATGCGCGCCGCATGCCGCTTCCGTATCCGCGCGTGGGCTCATAATTCGCGGCCAGCGTAGCGAGAATGTCCATCGCGGAGACCCGACCCGTGCGAACGATGGATTCCGCCACGGACATCATCATTTGGGT
It includes:
- a CDS encoding ADP-ribosylglycohydrolase family protein; its protein translation is MENHFQLRSRFRGAFLGCLLGDALGRLFEMMSGNDSRLAPALDARLAGKGPWFYSDDTQMMMSVAESIVRTGRVSAMDILATLAANYEPTRGYGSGMRRALEAFRSGRGVGFSSWAEGSKGNGAAVRGVPIACAYHDDMESLAAFAEEAAGITHAHPLGRGGAVAMAIALGAVLAREPVSSLLARVTQARAVAGTILATKIENAWQLAREQADGRTAASALGNGIVAEDSVPLAFFCFLRWAPHFDDVVKNAILAGGDTDTIAAMAGALCGAQVGEEGLPATWLGRVERGPKGIEAVKELADGVFALWEKRALAR